A portion of the Paenibacillus sp. PvR098 genome contains these proteins:
- the galU gene encoding UTP--glucose-1-phosphate uridylyltransferase GalU: MKKVRKAIIPAAGLGTRFLPATKAQPKEMLPIVDKPTIQYIIEEAVASGIEDIMIISGRGKRAIEDHFDKSYELEHVLERKGKTVKLREIRSIAEMANIHYIRQKEPRGLGHAISCARSFIGDEPFAVLLGDDIVEAEKPCLKQLIDVFERYNSSVVGVQEVSVEDVSKYGIIAPKGSPVETGLLHVESLVEKPKRNAAPSRYAIMGRYVLRPEIFDILENQNPGADGEIQLTDAINRLNECQAVLAYHFEGIRYDVGDKVGFIKATVDFSLRREDLREEVLKYLTEILANNKVTH; the protein is encoded by the coding sequence TTGAAAAAAGTCAGAAAAGCTATTATCCCTGCAGCCGGGTTGGGTACACGCTTTTTACCTGCAACTAAGGCTCAACCTAAGGAAATGCTTCCTATCGTAGATAAGCCAACAATTCAATATATCATTGAAGAAGCAGTGGCCTCCGGAATAGAGGACATCATGATTATCAGTGGGCGTGGGAAACGGGCTATTGAGGATCATTTTGATAAATCCTATGAACTTGAACATGTATTGGAGCGCAAGGGCAAAACAGTAAAACTCCGCGAAATCCGCTCCATTGCGGAAATGGCTAACATCCATTATATCCGCCAGAAGGAGCCTCGCGGGCTTGGCCACGCCATTTCATGCGCCCGTTCATTTATCGGTGACGAGCCTTTTGCCGTACTGCTCGGCGACGATATTGTAGAAGCCGAAAAGCCTTGCCTTAAACAGCTTATCGACGTCTTCGAACGTTATAATTCCTCTGTTGTAGGAGTTCAAGAGGTGTCGGTTGAAGACGTTTCGAAATATGGTATTATTGCTCCGAAAGGAAGCCCTGTAGAAACTGGTCTACTTCATGTCGAATCCCTAGTAGAGAAACCTAAAAGAAACGCTGCACCTTCTCGTTACGCCATTATGGGACGTTATGTGCTTCGTCCTGAAATTTTTGACATCTTGGAGAATCAGAACCCCGGAGCCGATGGTGAAATCCAATTGACGGATGCCATAAATCGTCTTAACGAATGCCAAGCGGTTCTGGCATATCATTTTGAAGGTATCCGTTACGATGTAGGGGATAAGGTTGGTTTTATCAAAGCTACGGTAGATTTTTCCCTTAGACGAGAAGATTTAAGGGAGGAAGTATTGAAATACTTGACCGAAATTCTTGCTAATAACAAGGTCACACATTAA
- a CDS encoding glycosyltransferase family 2 protein — protein sequence MDLSIIIVNYNTCELTLNCLKSVYESQTSYRFEVLLIDNHSQDASVSEIKKHYPEVRLFCNNENVGFSRANNQGIRVAKGTYVLLLNSDTVVQTDTFQNMIDFMEQHPRVGAAGCKVVLPDGSLDKACRRGFPTPSASFYYAFGISKWFPNNPKFNQYQLSHLDPDKDYPVDCLVGAFMMVRKETIDQVGMLDEDFFMYGEDIDWCYRIKEAGWEIHYYPYTQIVHYKGASSRRKPFKIIYEFHRAMYLFHRKHYRRKYSLFINSMVYIGIGLKLLISIILNRFGSVR from the coding sequence ATGGACTTAAGTATTATTATTGTTAATTATAATACATGTGAGCTAACATTGAATTGTTTAAAGTCTGTTTACGAATCTCAAACGAGCTATCGTTTCGAAGTGTTATTAATCGATAACCATTCTCAGGATGCCTCTGTTAGTGAAATAAAGAAACATTATCCTGAGGTCAGGTTGTTTTGTAATAATGAAAATGTAGGCTTTTCCAGAGCTAATAATCAGGGTATACGTGTTGCAAAAGGAACGTATGTACTTCTGTTGAACTCCGATACCGTAGTTCAAACAGATACATTTCAAAACATGATCGATTTTATGGAACAGCACCCGCGTGTTGGCGCAGCAGGCTGTAAAGTCGTGCTGCCCGACGGTTCTTTAGACAAAGCGTGCCGCCGCGGGTTCCCTACACCCTCGGCATCCTTTTATTATGCCTTTGGGATATCAAAATGGTTTCCTAACAACCCGAAGTTCAATCAATACCAGCTGAGCCATTTAGACCCGGATAAAGATTATCCTGTGGATTGCTTAGTTGGTGCTTTTATGATGGTACGCAAAGAGACCATTGATCAGGTGGGCATGCTGGATGAGGATTTTTTTATGTATGGCGAAGACATCGACTGGTGTTATAGAATAAAAGAGGCTGGCTGGGAAATCCATTACTATCCTTATACTCAAATCGTTCATTATAAAGGGGCGAGCAGCCGCCGGAAGCCCTTTAAGATTATATATGAGTTCCATCGTGCGATGTACTTATTTCACAGGAAACATTACCGTCGCAAGTATTCGTTATTTATTAATAGTATGGTGTACATTGGTATAGGATTGAAATTGTTGATATCGATCATATTAAATCGTTTTGGATCTGTGAGGTGA
- a CDS encoding UDP-glucose/GDP-mannose dehydrogenase family protein, whose translation MKIAVVGTGYVGLVTGVCLSEIGHEVTCIDIDSQKIEMMRAGQSPIYEPSLEELMLKNIQNGRLSFTVDHKQGFRDAKAIYIAVGTPPKADGTANLQYVDEVSINIARQLREFVVVVTKSTVPVGTNDRIRRMILEYRENEVPFDVVSNPEFLREGSAVYDAFHGDRIVIGSDNDAAAAILEEINRPFGIPIFKTDTCSAEMIKYASNAFLATKISFINEISSLCEKLNANVEDVARGMGMDRRIGSQFLKAGIGYGGSCFPKDTKALIQIAGNVEHEFDLLKAVIDVNNKQQELLVRKAKERFGSLKGLNVAVLGLAFKPDTDDMREAASIAVTDQLIEAGAQVVAYDPIAIDNARKWLRKEVRYAASIQEAAHNADALFILTEWFDIKNMNLSEIRNRVKQPIIFDGRNCFDLQRMAELEYEYYSIGRIPIMGRKTQIV comes from the coding sequence ATGAAAATCGCCGTAGTAGGGACTGGTTATGTAGGCTTGGTGACCGGAGTATGTCTTTCCGAAATCGGACACGAGGTCACTTGTATTGACATCGATTCGCAAAAAATTGAAATGATGCGCGCAGGTCAATCCCCTATATATGAGCCTAGCTTAGAAGAGTTAATGCTCAAAAATATTCAAAACGGAAGGTTATCCTTCACGGTAGATCACAAGCAAGGCTTCCGTGATGCGAAAGCTATTTACATTGCCGTTGGAACCCCTCCAAAAGCTGACGGTACTGCCAATCTGCAATATGTAGATGAAGTTTCCATTAATATCGCCAGGCAATTGCGTGAATTTGTGGTAGTGGTAACCAAAAGTACTGTACCTGTCGGAACGAACGACCGGATCCGCAGAATGATTTTGGAGTACAGAGAGAATGAAGTCCCATTTGATGTAGTATCCAATCCTGAATTTTTGCGTGAAGGCAGTGCGGTTTATGACGCATTCCACGGGGACCGGATCGTTATTGGATCGGATAATGACGCAGCTGCAGCTATCCTTGAAGAAATCAATCGTCCTTTCGGAATTCCGATCTTTAAAACTGACACCTGCAGCGCCGAAATGATTAAATATGCTTCCAACGCATTCTTGGCTACCAAAATCAGTTTTATCAATGAAATTTCAAGTCTCTGCGAAAAGCTTAATGCGAACGTGGAGGATGTTGCGAGAGGTATGGGGATGGATCGGCGTATTGGCAGCCAATTTCTCAAAGCCGGTATCGGTTATGGAGGTTCTTGTTTCCCAAAGGATACGAAAGCACTCATACAAATAGCAGGAAACGTCGAGCACGAATTTGATTTATTAAAGGCAGTTATAGATGTGAATAACAAACAGCAGGAACTGCTTGTACGAAAGGCCAAAGAGCGTTTTGGTTCATTGAAAGGACTGAACGTTGCGGTGCTGGGACTAGCCTTTAAGCCTGATACGGATGATATGCGGGAGGCCGCCTCCATAGCGGTAACGGATCAGCTAATCGAAGCTGGCGCCCAAGTCGTAGCCTACGACCCAATAGCTATTGACAATGCGAGGAAATGGCTAAGGAAGGAAGTTCGATACGCGGCTTCTATCCAAGAAGCGGCTCATAATGCAGACGCCTTATTTATATTAACCGAATGGTTCGATATCAAGAACATGAACCTTTCAGAAATTAGAAATCGAGTCAAACAGCCCATCATCTTTGACGGACGGAATTGCTTCGATTTGCAGAGAATGGCTGAATTGGAATATGAGTATTATTCAATAGGGCGCATTCCAATTATGGGGAGAAAAACTCAAATTGTTTAG
- a CDS encoding glycosyltransferase family 2 protein has product METVSVHIVTFNSEIYIHSCLESIFQQTYPIRNVIVVDNHSTDRTREILANYQDRIEIILNSSNKGFAPAHNQAIQCSSCDYYLVLNPDIRLDQDYVSHLVEALNTQPEAGSSTGKLLSQNELGKLDSTGLTINRARRAFDRGQNEPANQWSKPSEVFGVSGAAGLYSKKMVEDISIDGEFFDEDFFAYKEDVDVSWRAQLMGWKAYYEPKALASHERGWKSGKRMDQPLFVRRLSYINRYKMILKNDRFGYVCLHLFPLLFFEALSFGYTLLKEPGLLPIWGDFFKKLPHLLNKRKQIQAKRRVRLEQVYQWFVKT; this is encoded by the coding sequence ATGGAAACGGTAAGCGTTCATATTGTCACATTTAATAGCGAAATCTACATTCACAGTTGTCTTGAATCCATCTTCCAACAAACGTATCCGATTCGCAATGTGATTGTTGTAGATAATCATTCTACGGATCGGACAAGGGAGATCTTAGCGAATTACCAGGATCGCATTGAAATCATACTTAACTCCTCGAACAAAGGGTTTGCCCCCGCACATAATCAGGCAATTCAATGTTCTTCATGTGATTATTACCTCGTCCTCAACCCGGATATCCGACTTGATCAAGACTATGTTTCTCATTTGGTAGAAGCATTGAATACACAACCTGAAGCGGGAAGCTCCACGGGTAAACTACTGAGTCAGAACGAATTAGGGAAACTCGACAGTACAGGCTTAACCATAAACCGTGCACGTCGTGCATTTGACCGGGGGCAAAATGAACCGGCAAACCAATGGAGCAAGCCTTCCGAAGTCTTTGGTGTTTCGGGTGCCGCGGGGCTATATTCGAAGAAAATGGTTGAGGATATCAGTATCGATGGCGAGTTTTTTGATGAGGATTTTTTTGCATATAAAGAAGATGTAGATGTATCTTGGCGTGCCCAACTTATGGGATGGAAGGCATATTATGAACCAAAAGCATTAGCCTCTCATGAACGTGGCTGGAAATCAGGGAAACGTATGGATCAGCCCCTCTTTGTACGCAGACTCTCTTACATTAATCGATACAAAATGATACTGAAGAATGATCGTTTCGGATACGTTTGTTTGCATCTTTTCCCCTTGTTATTCTTTGAAGCACTTAGCTTTGGCTATACATTGCTGAAAGAACCCGGGCTGCTTCCTATATGGGGCGATTTCTTCAAGAAGCTTCCCCACCTATTGAATAAAAGAAAGCAGATCCAAGCTAAACGAAGGGTGCGCTTGGAACAGGTCTATCAATGGTTTGTTAAAACATGA